AGTCCACCGTTATTTTAGGGATAATCTGAATGCTGGCCCTGGAGGTGTTTCCCACAGAGCCAAAGTCAAACTCCTGCCTGCGGTCCTCCGAGTCAGACACGCTGGAGATGTTCTCCTCGTGGATCTGGGGCTGCCTGGTGATGGGCCTGAAGGAGTCTCTGGTTCCTGGTACCCTGGACATCCCTTCCCATCCCTCCGTCCCTGCCCCAGTCTCCACATGGCTGCTTCCTGCTCCATCAAAGCCAGAGTCAATGGATCTGAGAGAGGGAGGCTTCCCCACAGCAGACAAAGCCCCAGAGATGGCACTGGAGGGGGACGTACCTAGAGGGGCTTGATGGTGCTTGAGGTTGGAGAGGGAGCCATGGCTGTGCAGGTTGTCTGTGTGGTGGTCTGATCTGGAACCAGAGGTTCTAAGGAGACTACATAATGCCCTGTCTGGACCGTTGTGAATGGCCTCGGGGCCTCCTCCGCCCACAGCCAGGTTAGTGTGTGGCCCAGGCCCTTTCCTGTGGCGGGCTCTCAGAAACTCATACTGCCACTGCAGTGCCAACTGGAAGTCGTTGATAGGTACTGCTCCTGGAGAGGTCAGGAGTTTACGCAGGGTCATGCACCTGGAGAGAAGGTGGCAGGGTCAACTTGGCTGTGAACACGTATTCAATGCAAATACTGCCTTACAAGTTGCCAGACAAATGGCTATGGAAGTTTTAACTAGTTAATACCCTCCTAAAGCATTTAAACATGATTATGCAACAGAAGTTCTGACACACAAGCTGGAGTTTCTCACCCATGTGACAGCTGTTTGCCCATCTGCTGGAGCTGGGCATCAGGGATGACATTGGCCAGGTGAGCCAGCTGGGCCAGCTCCTCAATGTCTGGGGAGGGTTTCTTTCTCAGGAGGTCACAGACCGCCTGCCTCCACACAGGGACAGGGCCATGCATCTCCAGCGGGTGGCACTGTTTGGGGAGGCTGTCGCAGTTCAAACCCCACAGAAGGTCTTGGAGAAAAGTCTCACACAGGACGATGCGGTACCAGCTATTGGCCTGTTGAGATGAAAGAAATTGAGTACATGACATTAGATTAAATAGACAATGTATAACCACATTACAAGCCACATGCATGTCACGAGGAGATAGAAATGTCAAACGTAATGTCATTTCAATAATCTTCCTATTTGTTGTCAATTTCAATTGCATCACCACTTCAGTATTATATAAACATGTATAAGTTAGCATACACTCTCAGAAGTCATAAAAGGTCAGTCCAAGAGGATACCTACTTtgttgtagtagtggtagtagtcgGCGACTGCTCCGAGGGTCTGCCGCGGAAGCTCTACAGCAGAGTGGAAGTTCTCCTTCAGTCTGTCCAGATCCTGCACCCACTCTTCCCTGGTCTGGGCATCACCAGGGGGCAGAGTCTCAGCTAACGTTTGGATCACATTCTCAGCACTGCGGACTAAAGCCTGGTAGCAGGGGGAGAACACATGTTAACACAACCCCACTGTGTTGTTCAGGATCCATACAGAAGCTTTAATACTTCAATGCACCCATCTTAGGAGGTTAATATCAGAGTATCCTATATTTACAATCGCAGGTGTATAGATGGATGCCTCAAATTCAGATTTTAACATCTCAGCCTTCCTCGCTTCTTTAGCGATCTCTATTCTGTAAGGCTGGAGCTTATCTTTTTGAAGGCTTTTAATCTGTTCAGTTATCTGCAAGTGGAGGTAAATGAACCAAAATAATCAACAAGGCATGACAGTTGggccgtgttcattaggcaccaaatggaagaaaactgactTAAACAGGGAGGACTTAAGAATATTTTTACTAAAATGTTTTCTGTTGCGTGCcccaatgaacacaaccctggagTAATTGTTATGTATTATAACCCACCTGCTGTGCCTCATCACGCAGCTGGAAGACCTGCACCTGGAGATGGGCCTTAGAAAAGGCCTGTTGCCACAGCAACTCTATTTTTTCAGCAGCCGCTGTTATCCTTTCAACAAAGACAAGAGACCTTCAACCGTGGAAAATACTTATTGTAGCAGATTACTATGATGAACCTTGAAATAGAACAGCATAATATGTATCCATTGACAGCTTTGCATAAAAAGTTAGTAATTTCCTGTGTAACGTGTAAGTCTTCTCCTCAACATTACATTTTAACTCACACCATACTCCTCCCTCTAAATGACAGGTCTAGATTTACTGGCTAAGCAGTCTctacctgggcccggtttcccaaaagctacactgaagaaaaatataaaacgcaacatgtaaagtgttggtcccatgtttcatcgcagaagatcccagaaatgttccatatgcacaaaaagcttatttctctcaaattgtgtgcacaaatttgtttacatccctgttagtgagcatttctcctttcccaagataatccatccacctgacaggtgtggcatagcaagaagctgattaaacagcatgatgatTGGGGCAATAAAGGGCCACtaaattgtgcagttttgtcacacaacataatgccacagatgcctcaagttttgagggagcatgcaattggcatgctgactgcaggaatgtccaccagagctgttgccagtgaatgttaatttctctaccataagccgcctccaacgtattattagagaatttggcagtacgtccaaccggcctcacaaccgcagaccatgtgtatggcgtagtgtgggcaagcggtttgctgatgtcaacgttgtgaacagagtgccccatggtggcggtggggttatggtatgggcaggcataagctaaggaaaatgaacacaattgcattttatcgatggcaatttgaatgcacagagataccgtgatgagatcctgaggcccattgtgaggcccatctttttttaaaggtatctgtgaccaacagatgcatatctgtattcccagtcatgtgaaatccatagattagggcctaataaatgtatttcaattgaccgatttccttatatgaactgtaactcactaaaatcttaaattgttgcatgtcgcatttatatttttgtttatatTAATCGTTAGAACAGTCATAGGAGAATCGTTAAATCtcagagctgtttcccaaaaccatcgttaccgAAGTTTCTCTTGAAAACGCTTGTTATTTAACGACTGCCTCAGACCAGTCATAGAAGAGCTAAGTacatcgttagatgctttttttgcCCTTCcatgtcactttatacacaggaGATCTCCACTAAACACAAAATCAAGATGTCTATCGGTCTTtctgtgaccgccgataacttcagaacaaaatGTGAcagtgactacaaatacaaagttgcccaTTTGTTTGCATAACATGGCAAAGGATAAAGACCCTTCTAATGAAACCGGAGATGATTgtattaaaatataaatatagtATAGGCTACATAGACCTATATATTTGAATTATATTGAAAATAAATGTCATGTTAATTCAATTGAGTTTTACTTAGCTATTTGTATGCTACCATCTGAAATGTTTGCCTCGATATAGCCAATTTCATGTGTAACATGTCCGCAATGTGCCAAGTCTTGATTTGGTGCATTATTATAgagtaagcattagaataaagccacctcaatatttgtagccatacagtgcattcggaaagtattccgacccctttactttttccacattgttacattatagccttattctaaaatggattcaataaatgttattccctcatcaatctacacacaataccccataatgcaaatttacataagtattcagaccctttgctatgagactcgaaattgagctcaggtgcatcctgtttccattgatcatccttgatgtttctacaaattgattggagtccacctgtgataaattcaattgattggacatgatttgaaaaggcacaaacctgtctatataaaggtcccacagtttacagtgaatgtcagagcagaaaccaagccatgaggtcgaaggatttgtccgtagagctcagagacaggattgtgtcggggcacagatctggggaagggtaccaaaaaataaaatgtctgcagcattgaaggttcccaagaacacagtggcatccatcattcttaaaatggaagaagtttagaaccaccacgactcttcctagagctgtccgcccagcCAAACGGAGCaaatgggggagaagggccttggtcagggaggtgaccaagaacccgatagtcactgacagagctccagagttcctctgtggagatggttgtccttctggaaggttctcccatctctgcagcactccaccaatcaggtctttatggtagagtggccagacggaagccattcctcagtaaaaggcacatgacaacccgcaaaaggcacctaaaggactctcagaccatgagaaacaagattctctggtctgatgaaaccaagattgaactctttggcctgaatgccaagcgtcacgtctggaggaaacctggcaccatccctacggtgaagcatggtggtggcagcatcatgctgtgggatgtttttcagcggcagggactgggagactagtcaggatcgaggcaaagataaaagaagcaaagtatagagagatcctcagactggggcgaaggttcaccttccaacaggacaacgaccctaagcacacagccaagacaacgcaggagtggcttcgggacaagtctctgaatatcctggagtggcccagctagagcccggacttgaacccgatcgaacatctctggagagacatgaaaatagctgtgcagcgacgctccccatccaacctgacagagcttgagagaatctgcagataagcatgggagaaactccccaaatacaggtgtgccaagcttgtagcgtcatacccaagaagacttgaggctgtaatcgctgccaaaggtgcttcaacaaagtactgagtaaagggtctgaatactgatgtaaatgtattcgtttttaatttttaatacatttgcaaaaatgtctaaaaacctgtttttgctttgtcattatgtgttaGTGTAGATtgaaaaaaaatgatttaatccattttagaataaggctgtaacgtagcaaaatgtggaaaaagtcaaggggtctgaatacttcccgaatgcactgtaggtgatAATATCTCTAGGAGCATAtccgtcagtattgtggaataatttgatgttaaggtaagattggaAAGGGAGAatactgatcatttctttcaATCCGATCAGTATCGACATGCCTCGACGCACTTAAGACCTTAAAAGCACTGTTACAGTAGGAAGTGAGCAGTAGCTATAGGTGCAGATCAACTCAGCTTACCTGTACTAACCAAAGTAGGCCTTTGTTATGTCCAACTGAAAGAGAGACTCTTACCTCCGCAGCAGTTGGAACTTGGCTTCGTTGCTGTAACAGAAGTAATTCCGTTCGGTGAAGGCAGAGGGCACAGGCTGTCTGGAGAGAATCTGCAGTGTGGAAATACAGGATGGGAGCCTCTGGACCACGGAGAGAAACTCCTGGACAAAGGCATCAATCTCCTGCATAAACAAGTCCAAGAAGAGATGTTAGAGTGATTACAAAGTAGGTAAAGTCAGTCCTGTCGCATCAGAAAAGCATTATGCATATGCTTGTAGAAGTTGTACAACCACAAACCAATTACGCGAATACAACCCAAATATACAACCATATCAAACCAATTAAGTTTGATAACTTACGGGAGATTGTTTTGCCTAGAATGTGAATTTTAGTTACTGTTACAGCGCAGTATGGTATGCGAAAACATTCATTATAGCGTCCCAAAACAGACTGCCCTCACAGTACTAATGAATCCTGTCAACATGGATGAATGCCCAGTCAAACATGAGTGAATATGATCAAATGGTGAGAGAAGGGGCCGCCTTTCACTTGGTAATGAGGTCAGCTGATTGCAGTCTGTAATTGTACAAGCGTCACCAAGGTGACAAACAATGGCTCGGGGGATGCATCACTGAAACGCATGAATGGAATCACGAATGAAAGATCTCCCCACGGATGACAGTGGAATCACTGGCCTTTTCTCAATTGACTTGCTCAACTCCTGTCTGgtctccttttgaaaaaggtaaATCGAGGAGAGGAAACGTGGACGAAAATGCACTTATATGAAATGAGACACCTTCACTCGCGCGTCAGACAAATGCCGTTTACAGGGGATGGATCCCAAAATAAGTGTAAAGTCATAAATGAAgttagttgtgcaagacattttatagataaaaacAATTAGCTACTTATCGTTTTAAAAGTCTACATGCTTTTCTCCTCAGACAAAACAAAAGCAGATTGaaagggggtgtggcagatttcaaaactcttccACGAAGGACTCAggtaggatacacatgactatcctcgatgaaaggtggctatcgaggaggggaggacacTCTACCGTTCGCCTACTTACGAATTGACATCTCCTCGACCACTTTTGCCCAAATAAGAAAAGGCCACTGACTGCACAATCCTCTCTCCAGATCGATTAACTGAATCTACCATGGGAATCTTTCCATGTCATTTCGGCAAGCAATGATACCCACCATcacagattgttctgaaatattATCTGTTTTTAACTACAGAAactaagttcttccacaccaatctcgacaaataatttctgtatggaccttgctttgtgcacgggggcattgtcatgctgaaacaggaaagggccttccccaaactgttgccacaaagttggaagcacagaatcgtctagaataccattgtatgctgtagcgttacggtttcccttcactggaactaaggggcctagccaaaccacgaaaacagccccagaccattattcctcctccaccaaaaacGTTACAGCACTATgcgttggggcaggtagcgttctcctggcatccaccaaacccagattcatccgtcggactgccagatggtgaagcatgagtcatcattccagagaacgtgttttcactgctccagagttaaatggcagcgagctttacaccactccagctgacgcttggcattgcgcatggtgatcttaggccatggaaacccatttcatgaagctcctgacaaacagttattgtgctgacgttgcttccagaggcagtttggaactcagtagtgagtgttgcaactgaggacaaatGATATTTACGCGCTagagcactcgccggtcccgttctgtgagctttgacactgactttttggaaaggtggcatcctatgacggtgccacgatgagtcactgagctcttcagtaaggccattctacagctAATGTTgggctatggagattgcatggctgcgtCCTTGATTTTATTCACCGGTCAGCAATGGGTGAGGCTAAAATAACCGaatccacatacttttctataAATAGTGTATTCAATAAATATTAGGGCTGTCAATGTTAACGCGTTACATTGCCGTTAATGCTTTCATGGAGGACTTGAATTGTGAGGATGACCACACAATTTATTTTATCAAGAGCAAAAGCTAGTGAGTTTTCTACCCAAAGAtgcaaagaaaatgttgtgaTCCATTTAATCAAACACAAGAGACCATCAAATTTGATTAAAGGGTGTGGCAGTAGGAGGAACAGTGGCATATAGTGGGCAAAACCTAGTACCTTCATACTAATTTATGGTAAGTAATGCAAGCAACTTAAAAATGGCAAATTTCTCTGATCCTGGGGGGAAAAACgtcaccagattcacagggaatacattacaaAGGATGAAGAAGCACTACTCCAAGCCGCAGcgccatactacttgtcagacagaACTGATACCGGGGGGGCGGGGGGTCCATGGGTGGCTTTTGGTCATTTTATTAGATTCCTCAGGTCTTAGTCATTGTTAGGAAGAATaatgggtgcaatcaattagcttaatttctcaaagATCAAatgatatttcaacaaaataatgtttcagaaATGCTACTCTTATCGGTTTCCAacaacagaaacaatttcagCACAATCTGAGATGTGGGTGTCGAAATTCTCTCGTGCTTGGAGGTGGAACATCCCATGATCGTTGTTCACTTGGGAGGAATATAGCTTGGATTGAAAGCAgagttctctctgtctccctctagtCATTTCATCCTCAAGGTAGGCAGAAAATCAATAACAGAGGATAGGAGCCCCCAGTGAGGTCGTCCATCGCCCACTGATGAGGAGACGAGGACAATGCTGCTATTAGTAGAGTTATGACTGATCATAAAACCTCCAGATAATCTACCAACCAAAGCTTGCTGCGGTAAACAAGACCGCCCTTTTAAGACCAAACATTACACTCTTGACAAGAGTAGTCTTGTATTGCATAACATTTATGAGAAAAGTCCAGGTTACTTCATTTTAGAGAACGAGTAGTGACAATAGTAATCCATGGAATTCTTTGCAAGAACTGGCATGAGAAAATGAATTATGGTGACATTATATGAAAATTAATGGCCACAATAAGCATTTTACAACTGGCATAACATTTCACTTGACCAATAAGTAAAATAACACCGGTTGAAATGACAATACAATTAACATGACAATACATTCCATGTAAATTATTGTAAAAGACATACCCTGATAAATGTCACACAACTCAGATGACAGTAAACCAGGTAGCCTCCTAGAGACGCAGTCAactggcttctatcaatgtagtTGGAAAGTTCGAAGACTTCTCTCAGCAAAACTCTGTTGGTTTTAAAAGGATGATTAGCCCCACACACATACTAGCTTCATGCTACATATGAAAGGTGAAATCATAGTCAGTGAAACCATCTTACCTTGAAGGGAGCAACATAAGACTTTGATGGTACCAGCTGTTTCAACAATAGTTTCAGAacatctttattttatttttcggTTTAATCATGTATACAGTGTCCTCCTATGCAGCtagataataataaataataattagtcatttagcagacgctcttatccagagcgacttacaggagtaataagggttaagtgccttgctcaagggcacatcggcagatttttcacctagtcggctcggggattagaaccagcgactttcggttactggcacaacgctcttaaccactaagctacctgccgcccagatcAGGTGAGAAATGCATGTTACATTTTCATCAACATTAATTAATGACAACAAGATAATGACAACAAGTCAAAATCAAACTCTTTCTAACAGTACAGATGGGGCACATCAAAACCCTCCCCAGATGTGTAATTGTAATGAGCACCACTTGTCTGTGGCCATGATAAATGAGGATGGCAAACTGACCTGAAGATTCACTGCACCCTTTTCAAAAATGACTAAACCTACGAACATACTAATGTACTCATTAGTATGTTCGTAGACATTGAGTCTGCAATTTGATTACTAAAATGATAAGGTTGTTCTACTACAAGTAATCAGACAAATAAAGCCACAGTGAACGGTGTATTGCTGATTTCCAAACAACCCATTTAGCTCAGATAATGCAATTCCACTAGAAAGCCTCCATTTTTTAATAACTGAAGGCATATGATCCAACATGCATGTGATTCATTCAGTCCACCCCCACCACAGCTTCAGTATTTTAGCCCCAAGAACAATTCCACTATGAACAATCACAAACTGCATTGTGACCTGAAGATCAACCTCAGACAAAATCACTTTAAATTGGCAAAATGTAATTGAGTTACATAATGACATAGGCGTGACAGAAAGGCCAATCATAGGTGGGGCATCTTGTTGCTGAAAATCTTTGTAGTTGAACTGGACACAAAACTTTGACTCaaaatcatttaaaaaatatatataattatgtAAAAGTGGACTAAGGTGAAGGCCTACTAATtaacatttacaaaatagcctccaacactctactcagcaaattggatgtagtctatcacagtgccatctgttttgtctccaaagccccatacactacccaccactgtgacctgtacgctcttgttggctggtcctcactacatgttcgtcgtcaaacccactggctccaggccatctataaatcactgctaggcaaatccccgccttatcttagctcattggtcaccatagcagcacccacccgtagtctgtgctccagcaggtatatctcactggtcattcccaaagccaacacctcctttggccgccattccttccagttctctgctgccaatgactggaacgaattgcaaaaatctctgaagctggagactcttatctccctcactaactttaagcatcagttgtcagagcaccttaccgatcactgcacctgtacacagcccatctgaaattagcccacccaactacctcatccctatattgttatttattttgctcttttgcaacccagtatctctatttgcacataatctcttgcacatctagcattccagtgttaatactaattgtaattattttgcactatagcctatttattgcctcacctccataacttgctacatttgcacacactgtatatacattttctgttgtattttttgactttatgtttttttaccccatatgtaactctgtgttgttgtttttatcgcactgctttgctttatcttggccaggtcgcagttgtaaatgagaacttgttctcaactggcttacctggttaaataaaggttaaataaaaaaataaaataaaataacattatgAAACAACTATGATGTTTGTTACTGTATAATAAAGCAATACCTTACAATGCATCTAGAACATAAAATGTGTCATCCAGTATAATCTTTATGAgtcgtacaaaacaagacattcTGCCTAAAGAATTGCTTCATATGGCAATTTATTCCCCCCTCGTTGCAAAATGCTTAAAAAGATACCTCAAGGAGAAGAGTTTCAGCGATGATCCTAGTTGTAGTAAGAGTGGCTTGTCTCAAATCAGCCACAACTGAAACCAAGCTCTCCTCCTGTTTCTTACTATAAAAAAGTGGTATTAGAAAGGCTTAACATGACTACAATCTTAAAATTACatctaaaaacacacacattaaattGTAGCCTTGGTACAAACTTGTGCAAACAGAGAAAGTAGTGTATGAAGTCAACCACTTCTGCTTTGGT
This window of the Coregonus clupeaformis isolate EN_2021a chromosome 33, ASM2061545v1, whole genome shotgun sequence genome carries:
- the LOC121549175 gene encoding uncharacterized protein LOC121549175, encoding MKEIDAFVQEFLSVVQRLPSCISTLQILSRQPVPSAFTERNYFCYSNEAKFQLLRRITAAAEKIELLWQQAFSKAHLQVQVFQLRDEAQQALVRSAENVIQTLAETLPPGDAQTREEWVQDLDRLKENFHSAVELPRQTLGAVADYYHYYNKANSWYRIVLCETFLQDLLWGLNCDSLPKQCHPLEMHGPVPVWRQAVCDLLRKKPSPDIEELAQLAHLANVIPDAQLQQMGKQLSHGCMTLRKLLTSPGAVPINDFQLALQWQYEFLRARHRKGPGPHTNLAVGGGGPEAIHNGPDRALCSLLRTSGSRSDHHTDNLHSHGSLSNLKHHQAPLGTSPSSAISGALSAVGKPPSLRSIDSGFDGAGSSHVETGAGTEGWEGMSRVPGTRDSFRPITRQPQIHEENISSVSDSEDRRQEFDFGSVGNTSRASIQIIPKITVDSLNFVIKLKRSATLPQNPWLSLPVDDLENSYTVTITQNPSPRQRDIKSPNPSECSHHTDQLSNWSRDQPTQTEVHTSPQSRGAQPRDSILQAQDSFKESELSPIWNALSSTITYARDGPNYTAESIPTLLWDMYDFHNSKQDTCERITSSMTEVSLNDWDLKEQEGLRKVAEILDQAAVILEAG